In Flavobacteriaceae bacterium, the following proteins share a genomic window:
- a CDS encoding T9SS C-terminal target domain-containing protein: MLLLVIITLGIVTTKFILEKKSISTETEVDEITKLREKHKYFLENSPYKQTRDLSKKERKARALPPNGYFEQLWDRTLDPNLGYPNYRGALKIQHELIEANKNLGESIAFGVPGDSPGNAWIERGPNNIGGRTRGILFDPNDANNERVFAGGVSGGLWVNDDITDENSTWTLVPGVPENIAVVEIVYDPNNTNTLYIASGESYTSGNAIGNGVYRSTDGGVNWEMIFGGPEGTSAFNQSGSRIFVDGIFYINDIITRNNSGVTELYIAAASASAGRLTGGSSDPFGYLGINERGVYRSVDNGDTWMFVSIISTTLANTLINPNDLELDINNNIWLSTTREVVSGMDGGEVFRSTDGVNFNHVNTIPNARRTEIEPSMQNANIFYAAAAVSANQANIYITRDAFNTVIQLPEPDDVDDFIPSNDYSRTQAFYNLPIEADPNNENILYIGGIDLFRGILTSGSNSVQWSQISKWSNNNQLANLDVSLVHADQHAIVFNPTNSNEVVFGNDGGVYYTNNIATSGVEPNTNIEPRNKGYNVTQFYAADINNLTGNIGGGTQDNGTPYNFNPTGANDPFYTIISGDGIYGQFDSEGEYFIGSSQRINYKFFELPIQANLSNPSGPTPSVRTQITSNNYTIIDRDGGNFVNEADVDTNLDILYINASDGVSGGAIRIGRYSNLLQGSSANVRETLITDPLLTEVISVFKVSPHTTNSTRLLVGTEFNTLLNVANADTTPVFTEITGSNFVGSISDIEFGENSQTIMVTISNYGVDSIFYTEDDGATWTSKEGNLPDIPVFTILQSPLNPDEAIVGTQFGVFRTSNFLDASPIWQQSFNGMSNVPVRDLDLRPSTNEVLATTYGRGVFTGSFVEDPNGDNDGDGVLNDVDNCPNTPNADQADADNNGIGDVCQDIDNDGILDINDNCPNNANPDQADADGDGLGDVCDIPMINDQDNITVEIVSETCPGLDNGVITVTALATTFTYNANVTGQGVNIDQTFTSTTTFEDLPVGSYIVTVTVASENFERSFELNVDPSPPLNIDFDGVLPGARPNSQIYVFGVNEGTGPFEIRFNNELIRTTNESSIEVELSGSGLLEIIPSRLCEGIFSLEVEGLLNVNEVRAFPNPVINDLTVSIPGDISTVPVSIYNITGQLVYQENSSVIGNSITLPFSDMSEGVYFVRLEMETPVVLKIIK, translated from the coding sequence ATGTTGCTTTTAGTAATAATTACTTTAGGCATTGTTACTACTAAATTTATTTTAGAAAAGAAATCTATATCTACAGAGACAGAGGTAGATGAGATTACAAAGCTTAGAGAAAAGCATAAATATTTTCTTGAAAACAGTCCATACAAACAGACAAGAGATCTTTCTAAAAAAGAGCGTAAAGCGAGAGCATTACCGCCAAATGGATATTTTGAGCAATTATGGGATCGCACATTAGATCCAAATTTAGGGTATCCAAATTATCGAGGAGCATTAAAGATTCAGCATGAGTTGATTGAGGCAAATAAAAACTTAGGAGAGAGTATTGCTTTTGGAGTACCAGGAGATTCACCGGGTAATGCATGGATAGAAAGAGGTCCTAATAATATAGGAGGAAGAACAAGAGGAATTTTATTTGATCCAAATGATGCAAACAATGAGCGAGTATTTGCAGGAGGAGTTAGTGGGGGTTTATGGGTAAATGATGATATTACGGATGAGAATTCAACTTGGACCTTAGTTCCTGGAGTTCCTGAAAATATAGCTGTTGTAGAGATAGTTTATGATCCAAATAATACAAATACACTTTATATTGCCTCTGGAGAATCGTATACTTCAGGTAATGCTATTGGTAATGGAGTATATCGTTCTACAGATGGAGGTGTGAATTGGGAGATGATTTTTGGGGGACCAGAAGGGACTAGTGCATTTAATCAATCTGGATCTCGAATTTTTGTTGACGGTATTTTTTATATTAATGATATAATAACAAGAAATAATAGTGGAGTTACAGAATTATATATTGCTGCGGCTAGCGCAAGTGCAGGAAGATTGACAGGAGGTAGTTCTGACCCTTTCGGGTATTTAGGAATTAATGAAAGAGGGGTTTATAGATCTGTAGATAATGGAGACACCTGGATGTTTGTCAGTATAATATCTACAACATTAGCAAATACACTTATCAATCCAAATGATTTAGAACTAGATATAAATAATAATATTTGGTTGTCTACAACTAGAGAAGTTGTTTCTGGTATGGATGGCGGTGAAGTATTTAGATCTACAGATGGGGTCAATTTTAATCATGTAAATACTATTCCTAATGCTCGTAGGACAGAAATAGAACCATCGATGCAAAATGCTAATATTTTTTATGCAGCTGCAGCTGTATCTGCAAATCAAGCTAATATTTATATAACTAGAGATGCTTTTAATACTGTTATTCAATTACCTGAACCTGATGATGTGGATGACTTTATCCCTTCAAATGATTACTCAAGAACTCAAGCATTTTATAATTTACCTATAGAGGCCGATCCGAATAATGAAAACATACTATATATTGGAGGAATTGATTTGTTTAGAGGAATTCTTACCTCAGGATCAAATAGTGTGCAGTGGAGTCAAATTTCTAAGTGGTCTAACAATAATCAATTAGCAAATTTAGATGTTTCTTTAGTTCATGCAGATCAACATGCTATAGTATTTAATCCTACAAATTCAAATGAAGTGGTTTTTGGTAATGATGGAGGAGTTTATTATACAAATAATATTGCTACAAGTGGTGTAGAGCCAAATACAAATATTGAACCTCGAAATAAAGGATATAATGTTACTCAGTTTTATGCAGCAGACATTAATAACTTAACTGGTAATATTGGAGGAGGAACACAAGATAATGGAACACCTTATAATTTTAATCCTACTGGAGCCAATGATCCTTTTTATACTATCATTAGTGGAGATGGTATTTATGGGCAATTTGATTCTGAAGGTGAGTATTTCATAGGATCTTCTCAACGAATTAATTATAAGTTTTTTGAATTGCCAATTCAGGCAAATTTAAGTAACCCATCAGGACCAACTCCTTCGGTAAGAACTCAAATAACATCCAATAATTATACTATTATAGATAGAGATGGAGGTAATTTTGTTAATGAAGCAGATGTAGATACAAATCTAGATATTTTATATATTAACGCAAGTGATGGTGTGTCTGGAGGAGCTATTAGAATTGGTAGATATTCTAATCTCTTACAAGGCTCAAGTGCAAATGTTCGAGAAACTTTAATAACAGACCCACTTTTAACAGAAGTAATATCTGTTTTTAAAGTATCTCCACATACTACAAATTCAACACGATTGTTGGTAGGAACAGAATTCAATACTTTGTTAAATGTTGCAAATGCAGATACCACTCCAGTATTTACAGAAATAACAGGGTCAAATTTTGTAGGTAGTATATCAGACATAGAGTTTGGAGAGAATTCTCAAACGATTATGGTAACGATTTCAAATTACGGCGTAGATAGTATTTTTTATACAGAAGATGACGGAGCGACTTGGACATCAAAAGAAGGTAACCTACCAGATATTCCGGTATTTACGATATTACAAAGCCCATTAAATCCAGATGAAGCTATTGTGGGAACTCAATTTGGAGTGTTTAGAACAAGTAATTTTTTAGATGCTTCTCCAATATGGCAACAATCTTTTAATGGGATGAGTAATGTACCTGTAAGAGATTTAGACTTACGTCCATCTACTAATGAGGTTTTGGCTACTACTTATGGGAGAGGAGTATTTACGGGATCATTTGTAGAAGATCCTAATGGAGATAATGATGGTGATGGAGTTTTAAATGATGTAGATAACTGCCCAAATACACCAAATGCAGATCAGGCCGATGCAGATAATAATGGTATAGGGGATGTATGTCAAGATATAGATAATGACGGGATATTAGATATCAATGACAATTGTCCGAACAATGCAAATCCAGATCAGGCCGATGCAGATGGTGATGGTTTAGGGGATGTTTGTGATATTCCAATGATTAATGATCAAGATAATATTACTGTAGAGATTGTTTCAGAAACTTGTCCAGGATTAGATAATGGTGTTATCACAGTAACAGCATTAGCTACAACATTCACCTATAATGCAAACGTAACAGGTCAAGGAGTTAATATTGATCAGACATTTACGAGCACTACAACTTTTGAAGATTTACCAGTAGGTTCATACATAGTAACAGTAACAGTAGCTAGTGAAAACTTTGAACGTAGTTTTGAACTTAATGTAGATCCATCACCACCGTTGAATATTGATTTTGATGGGGTATTGCCAGGAGCTAGACCTAATAGTCAGATATATGTATTTGGAGTAAATGAAGGGACAGGGCCATTTGAGATACGATTTAATAATGAATTGATCCGCACAACAAATGAATCTTCGATAGAAGTAGAGTTGTCAGGCTCAGGGTTATTAGAGATTATTCCATCTAGGCTATGTGAAGGTATCTTTTCATTAGAAGTTGAAGGCTTGTTAAACGTGAATGAAGTACGAGCATTTCCAAACCCAGTGATAAATGATCTTACGGTGAGTATACCAGGAGATATTAGTACTGTGCCAGTGAGTATATATAATATTACAGGACAGTTAGTATATCAAGAGAATTCTAGTGTGATAGGAAATAGTATTACACTTCCATTTAGTGATATGTCAGAAGGAGTATATTTTGTAAGATTAGAAATGGAAACACCAGTAGTTTTAAAAATAATAAAATAG
- a CDS encoding 1-deoxy-D-xylulose-5-phosphate synthase: MNNLLQQIDSPKDLRKLNIGDLPQLAKELRKFIIDIVATKEGHLGASLGVIELTIALHYVFQTPNDLLIWDVGHQAYGHKILTGRKNIFHTNRQLGGISGFPKRSESKYDVFGVGHSSTSISAALGMAIASQLKGEHKHHIAVIGDASIASGMAFEGLNHAGVTNANLLVILNDNAIGIDPSVGALKQYLTNVKKGIQKQDNIFEALNFDYSGPIDGHDIYKIVSELERLKSVKGPKFLHIITTKGKGLKQAEENQVQYHAPGKFNASTGDLIPKPELEQPPKYQDVFGYTIVELAKQNKDIVGITPAMPTGSSLKYMMDEIPERAFDVGIAEQHAVTLAAGMTTQGLIPFCNIYSTFLQRAYDQVIHDVALQKLPVVFCLDRAGLVGEDGATHHGVFDLAYLRCIPNLIIFAPRNEIQLRNIMYTAQLSLELPIAIRYPRGRGVTVNWKHSFSKIEIGKSELLKKGQDIAILSIGSIAENVTIAIKNINVSHYDMQFVKPLDEKALHLIFKTYKCIISVEDGTVNGGFGSAILEFASKNNYKNKTILLGIPDAFTDHGKMNELQNKVRLSPESIFDIIRKQFSNY; this comes from the coding sequence ATGAATAATTTATTACAACAGATTGATTCACCTAAAGATTTACGCAAACTAAATATTGGCGATTTACCGCAACTCGCTAAAGAATTGCGCAAATTTATTATTGATATTGTTGCCACTAAAGAAGGACATCTAGGGGCTAGTTTAGGTGTTATAGAGCTTACTATTGCTTTACATTATGTGTTTCAAACTCCGAATGATTTATTAATATGGGATGTAGGTCATCAAGCATACGGCCATAAGATATTAACTGGTAGAAAAAATATATTTCATACTAATAGACAATTAGGAGGTATTAGTGGGTTTCCTAAACGAAGTGAAAGTAAATATGATGTTTTTGGGGTAGGTCATTCTTCAACTTCAATTTCTGCAGCATTAGGAATGGCCATTGCTTCACAATTAAAAGGAGAACATAAACATCATATCGCTGTTATAGGCGATGCCTCCATTGCAAGTGGAATGGCCTTTGAAGGATTAAATCACGCTGGAGTTACCAATGCAAATTTATTGGTTATTTTAAATGATAATGCTATTGGGATAGATCCAAGTGTAGGCGCTTTAAAACAATATTTAACTAATGTAAAAAAGGGGATCCAAAAACAAGATAATATTTTTGAGGCTTTAAATTTTGACTATTCAGGTCCTATAGATGGCCATGATATTTATAAAATTGTTTCAGAGTTAGAGCGTTTAAAATCTGTTAAAGGCCCTAAATTTTTACATATAATTACCACTAAAGGGAAAGGATTAAAACAAGCAGAGGAAAATCAAGTACAATATCATGCTCCAGGGAAATTTAACGCTTCAACAGGGGATTTAATTCCTAAACCCGAACTAGAGCAACCTCCCAAATATCAAGATGTTTTTGGATATACGATTGTTGAACTTGCAAAGCAAAATAAAGATATTGTTGGCATTACCCCTGCTATGCCTACTGGAAGTTCTCTAAAATATATGATGGACGAAATACCTGAACGTGCTTTTGATGTTGGTATAGCTGAGCAACATGCTGTAACACTTGCAGCAGGCATGACCACTCAAGGTTTGATTCCTTTTTGTAATATTTATTCTACATTTTTACAACGAGCTTATGATCAAGTGATACACGATGTAGCTTTACAAAAACTACCTGTTGTTTTTTGTTTAGATAGAGCTGGATTAGTAGGTGAAGATGGCGCAACACATCATGGTGTTTTTGATTTAGCTTATTTAAGGTGTATCCCAAATCTAATTATATTTGCTCCAAGAAACGAGATCCAATTGCGTAATATAATGTATACTGCTCAATTAAGTTTAGAGTTACCAATTGCTATTCGTTACCCAAGAGGTCGCGGTGTTACTGTAAATTGGAAACATTCTTTCTCAAAAATAGAAATTGGCAAAAGTGAGTTACTCAAAAAAGGGCAAGATATAGCCATTCTTAGCATTGGTAGCATTGCAGAAAATGTAACTATTGCAATTAAAAATATTAATGTATCTCATTATGATATGCAATTTGTAAAACCTTTAGATGAAAAAGCATTGCATCTTATTTTTAAAACTTACAAATGTATTATTAGTGTTGAAGATGGCACTGTAAATGGAGGGTTTGGAAGTGCTATATTAGAATTTGCTTCAAAAAATAACTATAAAAATAAAACTATACTTTTAGGTATTCCTGATGCATTTACAGATCATGGCAAAATGAACGAGCTACAAAATAAAGTCAGACTATCGCCTGAAAGTATTTTTGATATTATAAGGAAACAGTTTAGTAATTACTAA
- a CDS encoding nucleoside deaminase — protein sequence MENPFDDTYFMKKALQEAEIAFEKGEIPVGAVIVIDNRIIARAHNLTEVLNDVTAHAEMQAITAAANFLGGKYLQNCTLYVTLEPCQMCAGALYWSQISNIVYGAKDEERGCTILNTKLHPKTNLKGGVLANEASNLLKRFFIEKRNLN from the coding sequence ATGGAGAACCCATTTGACGATACTTATTTTATGAAGAAAGCACTTCAGGAAGCTGAAATTGCTTTTGAAAAAGGAGAAATCCCTGTTGGAGCTGTAATTGTAATAGATAACAGAATTATAGCTAGAGCTCATAATCTTACTGAAGTACTCAATGATGTTACTGCCCATGCCGAAATGCAAGCGATTACTGCTGCTGCTAATTTTTTAGGCGGGAAATATTTACAAAATTGTACTTTATATGTTACTTTAGAGCCTTGTCAGATGTGTGCAGGAGCTTTGTATTGGAGTCAGATTTCTAATATTGTATATGGGGCTAAAGATGAAGAACGAGGTTGTACTATTTTAAATACAAAATTGCATCCAAAAACAAATTTAAAAGGCGGTGTTTTAGCAAACGAAGCTTCAAACCTATTAAAGCGATTCTTTATTGAAAAACGAAACTTAAATTGA
- a CDS encoding chloride channel protein, with the protein MSKQSLIKRFLIWRYKHISQKNFVFLLSILIGLLAGLTAVVLKNITFTIQVLLEEGIISSKNQLYFILPFLGLLLVYLFTKYISKKPVEHAIPSILYSLSKKGGIILRSKIYFPLITAPLTVGFGGSVGLLGPAVASGSAISSNLGKLLHIDRKTRTLLIGCAAAGAISSIFKSPIAAIIFAVEVFSLDLTFASLLPLLLASVSSVLTSYFFLGDDVLFNFNIIDKFKIQDTLFYIALGIGTGFASIYFTKMYYAITKLFTQCKTRLQRLIIGGFTIGAMLYFIPPLYGEGFGFINDLLSGNHLNALGATPFDSFNDNIWVIIALLVGITIFKAIAMTATFAAGGSGGIFIPTMVMGSALGNVVAKIINNLGFGFQVSETNFTLIGMAGLIAGVIHAPLTAIFLIAEITGGYELFVPLMITVAISFIITKSVIEHTIYTRELAEKGALLTHDKDKSVLTLMKLDTVIEKNFIILHPEMTLGEMVHQGVSKSTRNLFPVTDSKNKLEGIILIDDIRSFMFDQSLYDTMLVRDYMHRAPEYIIYETDTMQSVMTKFQNSSAWNLPVIKNDSYYGFVSKSKLLTAYRRQLINFTS; encoded by the coding sequence ATGTCTAAACAATCTTTAATAAAACGATTTCTTATTTGGAGATATAAACACATTTCTCAGAAAAATTTTGTTTTTTTATTAAGTATCTTGATAGGTTTATTGGCAGGTTTAACGGCTGTAGTTTTAAAAAATATCACTTTTACAATACAAGTACTTTTAGAAGAAGGTATTATTTCTTCTAAAAACCAACTCTATTTTATTCTACCTTTTTTAGGGCTATTATTAGTATATCTATTTACCAAATATATATCTAAAAAACCTGTTGAACATGCTATCCCTTCAATACTATATTCTTTATCAAAAAAAGGAGGCATTATTCTTCGTTCTAAAATATATTTTCCATTAATTACTGCTCCTTTAACTGTCGGATTTGGTGGTTCTGTAGGATTATTAGGTCCAGCTGTAGCATCTGGATCTGCGATTAGTTCTAATTTAGGAAAGCTATTACATATTGATAGAAAAACAAGAACATTATTAATTGGCTGTGCTGCAGCTGGAGCCATATCGTCAATCTTTAAATCACCTATTGCAGCCATTATTTTTGCCGTTGAAGTATTTAGTTTAGACTTAACTTTTGCATCTTTATTACCATTATTATTAGCTTCAGTATCATCAGTTCTAACTTCTTATTTCTTTCTAGGTGATGATGTTCTTTTTAATTTCAATATTATAGATAAATTCAAAATTCAAGACACTCTTTTTTATATAGCTTTAGGTATAGGTACTGGGTTTGCTTCTATTTATTTCACGAAGATGTACTATGCTATCACTAAATTGTTTACACAATGTAAAACTCGTTTGCAAAGATTAATTATTGGTGGGTTTACTATTGGAGCAATGCTCTATTTTATTCCTCCCCTTTATGGAGAAGGTTTTGGATTTATTAATGATTTATTATCCGGAAATCATTTAAATGCATTAGGAGCAACACCTTTTGATTCATTTAATGATAACATTTGGGTCATTATTGCATTACTAGTTGGGATTACTATTTTTAAAGCTATTGCAATGACAGCAACTTTTGCCGCTGGAGGTAGTGGTGGTATATTTATCCCTACGATGGTTATGGGAAGTGCTCTTGGTAATGTAGTTGCGAAAATCATTAATAATTTAGGGTTTGGCTTTCAAGTATCTGAAACTAATTTTACTTTAATTGGTATGGCTGGATTAATTGCTGGTGTAATTCATGCACCTTTAACTGCCATTTTTTTAATTGCTGAAATTACAGGTGGTTATGAATTATTTGTTCCTTTAATGATTACTGTGGCTATTTCATTTATCATTACTAAAAGTGTTATCGAACATACTATTTATACTCGAGAATTAGCCGAAAAAGGAGCTTTACTTACACACGATAAAGATAAAAGTGTATTGACTTTAATGAAGCTTGATACAGTTATCGAAAAGAATTTTATAATACTTCACCCAGAAATGACCTTAGGAGAGATGGTACATCAGGGTGTTTCTAAATCTACACGTAATTTATTCCCTGTAACTGACTCAAAAAATAAGCTTGAAGGCATTATTTTAATTGATGATATTCGTAGTTTTATGTTTGATCAAAGTTTGTATGATACAATGTTAGTTAGAGATTATATGCATCGCGCTCCTGAATATATTATTTACGAAACAGACACAATGCAAAGTGTAATGACAAAATTTCAAAATTCTAGTGCTTGGAATTTGCCTGTTATTAAAAATGACAGTTATTATGGTTTTGTTTCAAAGTCAAAGCTTTTAACTGCATATCGCCGCCAATTAATTAACTTTACATCTTAA
- a CDS encoding aspartate--tRNA ligase encodes MYRSHNCGELRTTNTNTEVTLSGWVQIVRDKGFMIYIDLRDRYGITQLYLDEDRSSKALMSQAKALSREFVIQVRGTVIERASKNPNIPTGEIEVLVSELNILNNSNTPPFTIEDHTDGGEELRMQYRYLDIRRNPVKENLIFRHKVTQEVRNYLSNDGFIEVETPYLIKSTPEGARDFVVPSRMNEGQFYALPQSPQTFKQLLMVGGMDKYFQIVKCFRDEDLRADRQPEFTQIDCEMAFVEQEDILNTFEGLTRHLLKEINGIEINEFPRILYDDAMRLYGNDKPDIRFGMEFGELNDVCQHKDFGVFNNAELVVGIAVPGANTYTRKEIDKLIEWVKRPQVGALGMVYSRCNDDGTYKSSVDKFYDQNDLAKWAEKTGAKAGDLICILSGEKNKVRAQLSALRMELAERLGLRKPNEFAPLWVMDFPLLEWDEDTERYHAMHHPFTSPKPGQIKLLDTNPGDVKANAYDLVLNGNEIGGGSIRIHDKATQAIMLKHLGFSDEEAKAQFGFLMDAFEYGAPPHGGIAFGLDRLVAILGGQETIRDFIAFPKNNSGRDVMIDAPASIDNTQLQELNLKLNIKSC; translated from the coding sequence ATGTATAGAAGTCACAATTGTGGTGAGTTAAGAACTACAAACACAAATACAGAAGTCACACTTTCTGGATGGGTACAAATCGTAAGGGATAAAGGGTTTATGATTTATATAGATTTACGAGATCGTTATGGCATTACCCAACTTTATTTAGATGAAGATCGTAGTTCAAAAGCATTAATGAGTCAAGCAAAAGCATTAAGTCGTGAGTTTGTAATCCAAGTTAGAGGAACTGTTATTGAACGTGCTTCAAAAAATCCAAATATTCCAACCGGAGAAATTGAAGTTTTAGTTTCAGAGCTTAATATCTTAAATAACTCAAACACACCTCCATTTACTATTGAAGATCATACTGATGGTGGTGAAGAGTTACGTATGCAATATCGCTATTTAGATATCAGACGTAATCCCGTAAAAGAAAATTTAATTTTCAGACATAAAGTTACTCAAGAAGTTAGAAACTATTTATCTAACGATGGTTTTATTGAAGTTGAAACTCCGTATTTAATTAAATCTACTCCTGAAGGTGCTCGTGATTTTGTAGTACCATCAAGAATGAATGAAGGTCAGTTTTATGCTTTACCACAATCTCCACAAACTTTTAAACAATTACTTATGGTTGGTGGCATGGATAAATATTTTCAGATAGTAAAATGTTTTAGAGATGAAGATTTACGTGCAGATAGACAACCTGAGTTTACTCAGATAGACTGCGAAATGGCATTTGTAGAACAAGAAGATATCTTAAATACATTTGAAGGTTTAACACGTCATTTACTTAAAGAAATAAATGGTATTGAGATTAATGAATTTCCAAGAATATTGTATGATGATGCAATGCGTTTATATGGAAATGACAAGCCAGATATTCGTTTTGGAATGGAGTTTGGAGAACTTAATGATGTTTGCCAGCACAAAGATTTTGGAGTTTTCAACAATGCCGAATTAGTAGTTGGTATTGCTGTACCTGGAGCTAATACATACACTCGTAAAGAAATAGATAAATTAATTGAATGGGTTAAACGACCTCAGGTTGGTGCTTTAGGGATGGTTTATTCTCGTTGTAATGACGATGGAACTTATAAATCATCTGTAGATAAGTTTTATGATCAAAATGATTTAGCCAAATGGGCAGAAAAAACTGGAGCTAAAGCAGGTGATTTAATTTGTATACTTTCAGGTGAAAAAAATAAAGTAAGAGCGCAATTAAGTGCTTTACGCATGGAGTTAGCAGAACGCTTAGGTTTACGCAAACCCAATGAATTTGCACCTCTTTGGGTTATGGATTTCCCATTATTAGAATGGGATGAAGATACCGAACGCTATCACGCGATGCATCATCCATTTACCTCTCCTAAACCTGGTCAAATAAAATTACTAGATACTAATCCAGGCGATGTAAAAGCTAATGCGTACGATCTCGTTCTTAATGGGAATGAAATTGGTGGAGGTTCTATTCGTATTCATGATAAAGCTACACAAGCTATTATGCTCAAACATTTAGGTTTCTCAGATGAAGAAGCAAAAGCACAATTTGGATTTTTAATGGATGCTTTCGAATATGGTGCACCGCCACACGGTGGTATTGCTTTTGGATTAGACAGGTTAGTTGCTATTCTTGGTGGTCAAGAAACCATTCGTGATTTTATAGCATTTCCAAAAAACAACTCAGGGCGTGACGTGATGATTGATGCTCCAGCTTCAATAGATAACACTCAGCTTCAGGAGCTTAATTTAAAACTAAATATAAAATCCTGTTAA